Part of the Candidatus Palauibacter australiensis genome, AACGCCCGGACCTTGGACCAGGAGAGCCGCCCCTTCTCCATCTCGGCCGAGGTCAGGGGCAGGTCGGCGAGGCGCCGGGCTGCCCGCAGCCGCTCCCGCGCGGCGCCGAGGGAGATCCCGGCGCGCCAGTTCAGCCAGTGGGCGCAGGAGCGCCAGCCGCTCCAGCGTTCCTCCTCATCGAAGCGGCGCAGCAGGATCAGGAGCCGATACTGGGCAGCGTCGAGGTGGGCGCAGAGTTCGGCGATCTCGTCGCCGACGGGGTCGCCGTTCAGGACCGCGGGGTGGGAGACATCAGCGTTCGAGGCATCAGCGTTCGAGGCATCAGCGTTCGAGGCATCAGCGTTCGAGGCATCGCGGGCGTCGGGCGTGACAGGCATGGCTTCTCATCCGAATCTCAGGGTTCCAAGGGGGGTACGCACTCATACCCCGATCTTCGGTAAATATTCGGGTTTCGTCTCAACCTGATCTCAACCCGATTTCCACCCGATTCTCAACCCGATCTCCCACCGATCTCCCACCGATCTCCCACCGATCTCAGCGCCCGGGACGTTCCCGCGGGAACGCCGGCGGCCGGTCCACGACCGTCGTGGCACCGTTCGAAGGGCGCCTCGAATGTCGGAGGGGCCGTGCTCAGGCGTGTGATTCCGGCGCGGTCGGAACGACGAGTTCGAGTTCCGTGAGGCGGGCGATGGTGTCGAAGTCACGATTCCGGGCCAGCAGCGGGCGACGCGCATCCAGGGCCGCGGCGGCGACGAGGCAGTCTACCGAGGACCGAATCGTCCACCCCGCGCGCCGGCAGGTACGATAGATCCGCGCTGCACCCTGGAAGTGGCCCAGCGAGTCGGGGATCAGGATCTCGAAGCGACCGAGCAGCTTCAACAGATCCGACTCCTCGGTTTCGTTGCGACAGCCTGAAAGGAGTTCCATGACCACGGGAGCGGGCGTGGCGATCGCGCTCCCGGCCTGTACGGCGTGTCTCAAAGCAAGGTTGGCGGGACTTTCGGTGCGGCGCAGGTATTCGATCCACGCGGACGTGTCGACGATCACAGGGGCTCGATCGTGTTGCCGTCTCGCATTTCGTCCAGATCTCCCTCCCAGCCCACACCCTCCATGGCGAGTGCCTCCTCCTTCGTCATCGGGACGAAGGACTGGCGGAACACCGCTTCCTTCACGGCCGCCGACCAATTGGCTCGTCCGTACCGCTTGCGCACCGCCTCCAGATCGCGCTCCGGCAATCTCACTTCGAGATCGACGAACCGCAGGCCGGCGGACTCGGAGGTCCCATATCGCGGCCCCGGCTCGCGCACGGCGAAGACGGAGCCGCCCCTCAGCTCGCGCGCCCGCGCCTCCCGCAGCGCGCGCCGCACCCACGCGGACACCGTGACGCGGTTGCGCCGCGCCGCATCGCGGATCTCATCCAGTTCCGCCTCCGGCATGACCACCTGCAGTCGCGTACTCATATCGTAAGTATGATATACTCATCACGCGTCATGCCGCAACGGGTCTCCGGGGTTCGACTCCCTTCGCGGGGCGGAGGTCAGTCCTCGGAGAAGGCGGCGTCGAAGGCGGTGGCGGAAGGCGGGAAGGTGAGGGCGCGGAGCCGCTCGCACGCTTCCCGGGCCCCGTGCTCTCGGTCCATGCCGCTGTCCTCCCACTCGATCGAGAGGGGGCCGTTGTAGCCGACCCGGTCGAGGGCGCGCAGGACCTCCTCGAAGTCCACCCGCCCGCGCCCGATGGAGCGGAAGTCCCAGCCGCGGTCCGCGTGCCCGAAGTCGAGGTGGCCGCCGAAGGCGCCGGAGCGGCGCGGGGTGTCGGACCACCACACGTCCTTCATATGGGCATGGTAAATGCGGTCGCTGAATTCGAGGATGAAACCGACGTAGTCGACGCCCTGGTAGGCGAGGTGGCTGGGATCGTAGTTGAAGCCGAATGCGGCGCGCCCCGCCACGGCCTCCACGGCCCGCGCCGCGCTGGCGGCGTCGAACGCGATCTCCGTCGGGTGTACCTCGAGGGCGAACTTCACGCCGGCCGCGTCGAAGGCGTCGAGGATCGGGTTCCAGCGGTCGGCGAAGTCGGTGAAGCCGGCGTCCACGAAGCGCGGCGGGTGCGGGGGGAAGGCGTAGGCGGCGGCCCAGATCGAGCTGCCGGTGAAGCCGTTCACGACCGGGACGCCGAGCGCAGCCGCCGCGGCGGCCGACCGGCTCATTTCCGCCGCGGCCCGCCGCCGCACGGCCTCGGGGTCGCCGTCGCCCCACACGCGATCCGGCAGAATGAGCTGGTGGCGGGCGTCGATCGGATCGCACACGGCCTGGCCGACGAGATGGTTGGAGATCGCGTGCACGTCGAGGCCGTGGGACGCCAGCAGGTCGCGCTGCCCGGCCGCGTAGCCGTCCTCCTCCGTGGCCCGCACGACGTCGAAGTGGTCCCCCCAGCAGGCCAGCTCGAGCCCGTCGTAGCCCCACGCGGCCGCCCGGGCCGCGAGCGTCTCCAGCGGCATGTCCGCCCACTGGCCGGTGAACAGCGTGATCGGTCGTGCACTCATCGCGTCGACTCCCCGCGCGCCCCGCGCTCCCCGCTCTCCCCGTGCCCCTCCGGTTCCACAGGCGGCTCTCGCGGCGGTGCGTAGCGCGCGTCCACCCACGCGCCGCGCCGCCCGCTCTCCACCGCCCGCTCGAGGAAATGAACCCCGCGCGCCCCGTCCCACACGGAGGGAAAGTCGGCCTCCGCCCCGTCCGGCGTCCGCCCCCCGTCGAGCGCGCCGATGGTCGAGATCACGTTCCGGTACAGGTTCCCGAACCCCTCGATGAATCCCTCGGGATGACCCGGCGGGACCCGCGACGCCCGCGCGGCCTCGGGCGAGATCCAGCCGTGCCCCGGGCGCCGCACCCGCGCCTGCCCGTCCGGCGTCCGGTACCACAGCGTCTGCGCGTCGTCGTGCCGCCAGGCGATGGAGCCCTCGCTCCCGAACACGCGGATCGCGAGCCCGTTCTCCTCGCCCGCCGCCACCTGCGACACCGTGAGCGTCCCGCGCACGCCGCCGCTCCAGCGCAGGAGCAGGCTCGCGTCGTCCTCGAGGCGCCGCCCCGGCACGAACGTCGTCAGCTCGCCGCACAGCGCCTCGACCTCCAGCCCGGTCACGTAGCG contains:
- a CDS encoding PIN domain nuclease encodes the protein MIVDTSAWIEYLRRTESPANLALRHAVQAGSAIATPAPVVMELLSGCRNETEESDLLKLLGRFEILIPDSLGHFQGAARIYRTCRRAGWTIRSSVDCLVAAAALDARRPLLARNRDFDTIARLTELELVVPTAPESHA
- a CDS encoding DUF222 domain-containing protein codes for the protein MPVTPDARDASNADASNADASNADASNADVSHPAVLNGDPVGDEIAELCAHLDAAQYRLLILLRRFDEEERWSGWRSCAHWLNWRAGISLGAARERLRAARRLADLPLTSAEMEKGRLSWSKVRA
- a CDS encoding sugar phosphate isomerase/epimerase, yielding MSARPITLFTGQWADMPLETLAARAAAWGYDGLELACWGDHFDVVRATEEDGYAAGQRDLLASHGLDVHAISNHLVGQAVCDPIDARHQLILPDRVWGDGDPEAVRRRAAAEMSRSAAAAAALGVPVVNGFTGSSIWAAAYAFPPHPPRFVDAGFTDFADRWNPILDAFDAAGVKFALEVHPTEIAFDAASAARAVEAVAGRAAFGFNYDPSHLAYQGVDYVGFILEFSDRIYHAHMKDVWWSDTPRRSGAFGGHLDFGHADRGWDFRSIGRGRVDFEEVLRALDRVGYNGPLSIEWEDSGMDREHGAREACERLRALTFPPSATAFDAAFSED